One segment of Desulfocurvus vexinensis DSM 17965 DNA contains the following:
- a CDS encoding glycosyltransferase family 9 protein, with translation MRTLVINLTRFGDLLQTQPVISGLKARGEEVGLVCLDNFSGAARLLGGVDAVFPLPGAALLAGLDRAWTDGLGLLWSWAQDTLRPFGAQRVLNLTATLPGRLLTRLAGDAPQVGFGMDAFGFGRNTSAWAAFLVASSRNRGSSPYNLVDQFCEVAGLERAGREYALAGADAGARARADALLAAAPAGTRGLVGFQLGASAAVRRWPLERFAELGALLWRGHGLCPVLLGAPDEAGLGARFMAREACPALDLTGRTALPELAAVLGRMRLLVSNDTGTMHLAAGLGVPICAVFLATAQPWDTGPYAEGCLCLEPDMPCHPCGFHHACTLGHACRRAVEAGAVYHYITRWLEGGAWAAPAADAPGAGPGVRAWVTRRDAFGGMDLESLTGHEAEDRTAWIRIQRHFYRQFLDGERPGPMAKVPALSAPFRAEVAPVLAQSAQVLFLLRQQVGALGRAPLAGLKDKVLGNFERLAALWGGSARFAVLADLWREQAQEYAKDFSALPALIEAWHALLDAWSQAVPPLARDLNQE, from the coding sequence ATGCGCACTCTCGTCATCAATTTGACCCGCTTCGGCGATCTGCTCCAGACCCAGCCCGTCATCAGCGGCCTCAAGGCCCGGGGCGAAGAGGTGGGGCTGGTCTGCCTGGACAACTTTTCCGGAGCCGCGCGGCTGCTGGGCGGGGTGGACGCCGTGTTTCCCCTGCCCGGGGCGGCGCTGCTGGCCGGGCTGGACCGCGCCTGGACCGACGGGCTGGGCCTGCTGTGGAGCTGGGCCCAGGATACCCTGCGGCCCTTCGGCGCACAGCGGGTGCTGAACTTGACGGCCACGCTGCCCGGGCGGCTGCTCACGCGCCTTGCGGGCGACGCGCCCCAGGTGGGCTTCGGCATGGACGCCTTCGGCTTCGGGCGCAACACCTCGGCCTGGGCGGCGTTCCTGGTGGCCTCGTCGCGCAACCGGGGCAGCAGCCCGTACAATCTGGTGGACCAGTTCTGCGAGGTCGCCGGGCTTGAGCGCGCTGGGCGCGAGTATGCCCTGGCCGGGGCCGACGCCGGGGCAAGGGCCCGGGCCGACGCCCTGCTGGCGGCGGCCCCGGCAGGCACCCGGGGGCTGGTGGGCTTCCAGCTGGGGGCCAGCGCGGCGGTGCGCCGCTGGCCGCTGGAGCGCTTCGCCGAGCTGGGGGCGCTGCTGTGGCGCGGGCACGGGCTGTGCCCGGTGCTGCTGGGCGCGCCCGACGAGGCCGGGCTGGGCGCGCGCTTCATGGCCCGGGAGGCCTGCCCGGCCCTGGACCTCACCGGGCGCACCGCGCTGCCGGAGCTGGCGGCCGTGCTGGGGCGGATGCGCCTGCTGGTGAGCAACGACACGGGCACCATGCACCTGGCCGCCGGGCTGGGCGTGCCCATCTGCGCGGTGTTCCTGGCCACGGCCCAGCCGTGGGACACGGGGCCCTACGCCGAGGGCTGCCTGTGCCTGGAGCCGGACATGCCCTGCCACCCGTGCGGCTTCCACCACGCCTGCACCCTGGGCCACGCCTGCCGCCGGGCCGTGGAGGCCGGGGCCGTATATCATTATATAACCCGGTGGCTCGAAGGCGGCGCGTGGGCGGCGCCCGCAGCGGACGCACCGGGGGCCGGGCCCGGCGTCCGGGCCTGGGTCACGCGGCGCGACGCCTTCGGCGGCATGGACCTGGAATCCCTCACCGGCCACGAGGCCGAGGACCGCACGGCCTGGATCCGCATCCAGCGCCATTTCTATCGTCAATTTCTCGACGGCGAGCGGCCCGGCCCCATGGCCAAGGTTCCGGCGTTGTCGGCGCCCTTCCGGGCCGAGGTCGCGCCGGTGCTCGCGCAGTCCGCGCAGGTGCTGTTTTTGCTGCGCCAGCAGGTCGGCGCCCTGGGCCGGGCGCCCCTGGCGGGCCTGAAAGACAAGGTGCTGGGCAATTTCGAGCGCCTTGCGGCCCTGTGGGGCGGCAGCGCGCGCTTTGCCGTGCTGGCCGACCTGTGGCGCGAGCAGGCGCAGGAGTATGCCAAGGATTTCAGTGCACTGCCCGCACTTATCGAAGCCTGGCACGCCCTGCTCGACGCCTGGAGCCAGGCCGTGCCGCCGCTGGCACGAGATTTGAATCAAGAGTAG